In the genome of Streptomyces sp. P3, the window ACAGCTGGTGCAGGAAGCCCGCCGACGCCTCGGTGCGGGGCCAGTTCTCCACCCAGTACGTGCAGTGGACGGCGGAGTCGGTCGCGATGTGGTCCGACTTCTCGACGACCACGACCGGGCCTGCGGCAGCGGCGTCGGCCTCGGGGCGCCCGGAGGAGGACCAACGGTCCAGCGGGGCGAGTGCCTTGGGGTCGTACGCCGTTCGTACGACTGCCGCGATCTCGCGGGCGGTGAGCCAGCCGGTGGGGTTGAGCCCGGCGGTACGCGCGGCCTGGTCGAAGGTCGAGGTCAACTGTGCCAGGACGCTGAATGACCCGGTCAGACCACCACCGGCCTGGTTGATCAGGCGCCTGGCGGCCTTGGCGTCCAGCGAGACCGCGACGTACGCCTCGTGCGGAGCCGCGGCCGGGCCGGCGCTCTGGATCAGCTCGCTGTAGACCTGGCCGGCCACCGGGGCGTCGGGCTGGCCATGCTCTTCCCAGTACCGGCGCAGGGCGTCGCCGGAGTCCGGCACAGTACGCTCGATCACCTGGATCCGGGCGACCTGACCGGTGCGGGCCAGTGCGGCGAGCGCACGGCCCCAGCCGTTGACGTTGGCGTTCTGGGTGCCCGGGTCGAGCAGCGCGTAGGCGCGGGAGGACACCTTGACGACGGCGGTCAACGTGCCGGTGTGGGGGTCGTGGACGGCGCCGTACCGGCGGTCGGGTGCGCTGACCACGCGCAGGCTGGAGGCGGTCCCGGGCAGGTGGAGCAGTCCTTCGCGGACCGGACGGCGGGAGGGTCGGCACAGCCAGACCAACTGGCCCCGCATGCGGCGGAGCGCGTACCGAACGACGATCGGTGCCCAGTCGGCGAGGGCCCGGCCTCGGTAGCGGACGAAGACGAGCAGGGCGATGCCGGCCCACAGCGGCACGAGTTCGAGAGCGCCGACCATGCCACGGGCGAGGATCACGGCGAGCAGGAGCAGCCCGGTGAGGCTCACGACGATCAGCTGCGGCGCGGTTAGGCCGAGCAGGATGCCGCGCCTGCTGCGGTGCGGGAACTTCACGGTGGCCGTGGTGGCTTCGGCCTGGGGGTTGTCAGACATGGCGGTTCCAGACAGTGGTCGGGGAAGGGGGCGGGCTGGAGGGAAGCAGCCCGCCCCCGGCGATGGTGGGTCAGGACCCGGACGGCGGCTGGTTGGGGTAGACCCAGCTCGTCAGAGTCGGGGAGCCGGTAGCCGACGGACCGGTGGAGGGCGGCGGCGAGGCAGCGGGACCAGCGGGCGGCACAGCACCTACGCGGGTCAGGCTGCTGCCGGGAATCGACGCTCCAGCGGGCTGGCCGGCGGAGGGAGCGCCCCCCTCGGAGCCTTCTGCTGCGGTGTCGGCAGGCCGTGTGATCAGCGCGGGGATGCCAGGGCGCTGGATCAGGGCACGGCCCTTGTCGCCGGAGGCGTTCGGGTCCTCGCCATACCGGAAGCGGGTCTGCGGCTTCGGGGGACCGGCGGCGATGCCCTCTTTGCTCAGGTTGCCGCCTGTGGGGTTGAAGCCGGAGGCGACACCGTCACTGCCCGCGCCGGGGACCTTGTTCGGCCCCTGCGGAGCCGGAGTGCCCGTGCTGGCCTGCATCGCGAGGCTCCCCGCGGTCTTGGCGGCGCCCGCAGCGACCGCCATGCCGGCGACGCCGGTACGGTGCAGGTCGTCGTGTCCGCCGCCGTCACTCGCCCAGTGGACGAACTTGTAGGTGGCGTAGGGGCAGAGCAGGACCAGGACCATCACGACGATGCCGGCCATCGCGTCGGACAGGGCGGCCATTCCGTCCTTGGCGTCGGACTTGCCCATGGCCGAGACGCCGATCAGGAAGACCACGGTCATCAGCAGTTTCGACACGACGAGGGTGGCGGTGGCCTCGATCCAACCCCTCCGCCAGCGTTTGGCGACCTCCCAGCCGCCGCCGGATCCGGCGAAGACCGCGAGGGCGACCATGATCAGGACGCCGACCTTGCGGGCGACCATCACGCCCCAGTACATGAAGGCGCCGATCGCACAGCCGAGGCCGACCAAGGCTGGGATGGTCCAGCCGAGGGCGTACATCGGCCCGAGTTCGTTGACCTTGATGACGCGTCGGATCGCGTCGTCCACTGAGCTGTTGGCTGCTTGGAACAGCCCGTCGGACAGGGCGTCGACCACCGTGATGGCCACGGAGGTGAAGGCGACGGCGCAGAAGGAGAAGAGGACGCCGGTCATCGTGCCGATCGCTGCTTGAGCGAGGGCGCGTTCGTCGCGTCGCCAGGCCGCGAGCATCAACTGGATGCAGAACGTGCCGACGGTCAGGGCGAGACCGATGGGCAACAGCAGCTCGTAGTTGTCCCGGAACCAGCCGGCGTTGAGATCGATGGCGGTGGTCTCGTTGACGGCTTTG includes:
- a CDS encoding SCO6880 family protein; the encoded protein is MSDNPQAEATTATVKFPHRSRRGILLGLTAPQLIVVSLTGLLLLAVILARGMVGALELVPLWAGIALLVFVRYRGRALADWAPIVVRYALRRMRGQLVWLCRPSRRPVREGLLHLPGTASSLRVVSAPDRRYGAVHDPHTGTLTAVVKVSSRAYALLDPGTQNANVNGWGRALAALARTGQVARIQVIERTVPDSGDALRRYWEEHGQPDAPVAGQVYSELIQSAGPAAAPHEAYVAVSLDAKAARRLINQAGGGLTGSFSVLAQLTSTFDQAARTAGLNPTGWLTAREIAAVVRTAYDPKALAPLDRWSSSGRPEADAAAAGPVVVVEKSDHIATDSAVHCTYWVENWPRTEASAGFLHQLLFTAGVRRTLSLSYEPKGLDAALRDVQRRKASVIADAAERARRGQVDSEADSIEYQDIKSRERQLIAGHADVALTGLLTVSADSEEELRSACAVVETAAVGAQLDLRPLTWQQAEAFTAAAMPLALAA
- a CDS encoding ATP-binding protein — its product is MGVCDFPLMDKVCVAVDFATNPAGTVTDGIGAWIAKSAGELAASAADLAAKAVNETTAIDLNAGWFRDNYELLLPIGLALTVGTFCIQLMLAAWRRDERALAQAAIGTMTGVLFSFCAVAFTSVAITVVDALSDGLFQAANSSVDDAIRRVIKVNELGPMYALGWTIPALVGLGCAIGAFMYWGVMVARKVGVLIMVALAVFAGSGGGWEVAKRWRRGWIEATATLVVSKLLMTVVFLIGVSAMGKSDAKDGMAALSDAMAGIVVMVLVLLCPYATYKFVHWASDGGGHDDLHRTGVAGMAVAAGAAKTAGSLAMQASTGTPAPQGPNKVPGAGSDGVASGFNPTGGNLSKEGIAAGPPKPQTRFRYGEDPNASGDKGRALIQRPGIPALITRPADTAAEGSEGGAPSAGQPAGASIPGSSLTRVGAVPPAGPAASPPPSTGPSATGSPTLTSWVYPNQPPSGS